The Drosophila bipectinata strain 14024-0381.07 chromosome 2L, DbipHiC1v2, whole genome shotgun sequence genome has a segment encoding these proteins:
- the LOC138925787 gene encoding probable mitochondrial pyruvate carrier 2 isoform X2, translated as MSKGLGLLSKLYNAIVTSVDKFVPNGLKPFWESPAGPKTVFFWGPTFKWVLYGDHTQKL; from the exons ATGTCGAAGGGCCTGGGGCTTTTGTCAAAGCTGTACAATGCCATAGTCACTTCAGTTGATAAGTTTGTACCAAATGGATTAAAACCATTTTGGGAGTCACCAGCAG GCCCAAAGACTGTCTTTTTTTGGGGGCCAACTTTTAAATGG GTTCTCTATGGTGATCATACCCAAAAACTATAA
- the LOC138925787 gene encoding mitochondrial pyruvate carrier 2-like isoform X1 produces MSKGLGLLSKLYNAIVTSVDKFVPNGLKPFWESPAGPKTVFFWGPTFKWLLVAAGVGDVINRPPQLISLNQCTVLAVTGLIYSRFSMVIIPKNYNLLAVNLTVAGIQSYLIFKHLKWRSENKGNVDFEYPNHYRNPDEFW; encoded by the exons ATGTCGAAGGGCCTGGGGCTTTTGTCAAAGCTGTACAATGCCATAGTCACTTCAGTTGATAAGTTTGTACCAAATGGATTAAAACCATTTTGGGAGTCACCAGCAG GCCCAAAGACTGTCTTTTTTTGGGGGCCAACTTTTAAATGG CTATTGGTTGCAGCGGGAGTGGGCGATGTAATAAATCGCCCGCCGCAATTAATCTCTTTAAACCAATGTACAGTTTTGGCCGTAACTGGTTTGATTTATTCAAGGTTCTCTATGGTGATCATACCCAAAAACTATAATCTATTGGCGGTCAACTTGACAGTGGCTGGAATTCAGTCATATTTGATTTTCAAACATCTCAAGTGGCGCAGCGAAAATAAAGGAAATGTCGACTTTGAATATCCCAACCATTATCGCAATCCGGATGAATTCTGGTGA